One part of the Tunicatimonas pelagia genome encodes these proteins:
- a CDS encoding undecaprenyl-diphosphate phosphatase: MTIIEAIILGIVQGLTEFLPVSSSGHIELGTVLLGVQSKDNLLFSVVVHCATALSTIVIFRKDIAEIIQGVFRFKWNEETAYVAKIVVSMIPVGLIGALFKDEIEAFFGGKVLLVGIMLLITGTLLALTYYARKQPGQVTFPKALIIGLAQAFAIMPGISRSGATIATALLVGVEKEQAARFSFLMVLAPILGASLLEVLDYLEEPASAGSISSLALILGFFAAFISGLLACQWMIAIVKRGKLIYFAIYCFIVGTIAIVSTWFI; encoded by the coding sequence ATGACCATTATCGAAGCGATTATTCTAGGTATCGTTCAGGGACTTACTGAGTTTTTACCAGTCAGCAGCAGTGGCCACATTGAGCTAGGCACCGTATTGCTGGGGGTTCAGAGTAAAGACAATCTGCTCTTTTCGGTAGTCGTTCACTGCGCTACCGCCCTAAGCACCATCGTTATTTTTCGGAAAGATATTGCGGAAATTATTCAGGGTGTGTTCCGGTTCAAGTGGAACGAAGAAACAGCTTACGTAGCCAAAATAGTCGTATCCATGATTCCGGTCGGGCTAATCGGTGCCCTGTTCAAAGACGAAATTGAAGCCTTCTTCGGCGGAAAAGTACTACTGGTAGGCATTATGCTACTCATTACCGGAACGCTACTAGCCCTGACTTACTACGCTAGAAAACAGCCGGGACAAGTTACCTTCCCCAAAGCATTGATTATTGGGCTAGCCCAAGCGTTCGCCATTATGCCCGGTATCTCTCGCTCAGGAGCTACCATTGCTACTGCCTTGTTGGTAGGAGTAGAAAAAGAGCAGGCCGCCCGCTTTTCGTTTCTGATGGTGCTTGCCCCTATTCTGGGCGCATCCTTACTTGAAGTGTTAGACTACTTGGAAGAACCCGCTTCTGCTGGGTCTATCTCCAGCCTGGCACTGATTTTAGGTTTTTTTGCCGCTTTTATCTCCGGACTGCTAGCGTGCCAGTGGATGATTGCAATTGTAAAGCGGGGTAAGCTCATCTATTTTGCTATTTATTGCTTTATTGTAGGAACTATCGCCATCGTTAGTACGTGGTTTATTTAG
- the truB gene encoding tRNA pseudouridine(55) synthase TruB produces MATISPSDSSLSDLPSSSPFNFADGAMLLVDKPLEWTSFDVVKKMRGLTRVKKIGHAGTLDPLATGLLVLCTGKMTKQIERFQGMEKAYEGALVLGKTTPSIDLETDFDSEQPTDHIKIEQLETVRQKFVGLISQIPPQYSAIKVDGRRVYKSARQGKKVEIKPREVQITTFDFTEITLPEVRFSVVCSKGTYIRSLVRDIGQELGVGAYLKELRRTRIGHLHVNDARTIADWTSTLKPTEE; encoded by the coding sequence ATGGCTACTATCTCACCATCTGATTCTTCACTTTCCGATTTACCTTCTTCCTCGCCATTTAATTTTGCTGACGGTGCAATGCTGCTCGTAGATAAACCCCTGGAATGGACTTCGTTTGATGTAGTAAAAAAAATGCGGGGATTAACAAGAGTAAAAAAGATTGGACACGCTGGCACGCTCGATCCGCTAGCCACCGGCCTGCTGGTGCTTTGCACTGGCAAGATGACTAAACAGATTGAGCGATTCCAGGGAATGGAAAAAGCTTACGAAGGCGCGCTGGTTCTAGGAAAAACAACTCCTTCCATTGACCTGGAGACTGATTTTGATAGCGAGCAGCCCACCGACCATATTAAAATTGAGCAATTAGAAACCGTACGACAGAAGTTTGTCGGTCTAATTAGCCAAATTCCACCCCAATACTCCGCTATTAAAGTAGACGGAAGGCGAGTGTACAAATCGGCTCGGCAGGGAAAGAAGGTAGAAATTAAGCCCCGCGAAGTTCAGATCACGACTTTCGATTTTACCGAAATTACGCTTCCCGAAGTTCGGTTTTCGGTAGTATGCTCCAAAGGAACCTATATTCGTAGCTTAGTGCGAGACATAGGGCAGGAACTTGGTGTAGGGGCATATTTAAAAGAACTTCGGCGTACCCGCATTGGTCATTTGCACGTAAACGATGCCCGCACCATTGCCGATTGGACTAGTACTCTAAAGCCAACTGAGGAATGA
- a CDS encoding bifunctional riboflavin kinase/FAD synthetase encodes MKIHREGKINPPPHQPVVTSGTFDGVHIGHQKILSRLKELAKEVNGETVVLTFWPHPRLILKGDENSLKLLNTFDEKAHLLEQLGIDHLVQIPFTEEFSQLSPDEYVQRILVDQLDTKFLVIGYDHHFGRNRQGNFDYLQQNATRFGFEVEEIPRQDIDDSGVSSTKIRQALETGNVATAHSYLGRHYQISGTVVDGDKIGRGLGFPTANISVEEQYKLIPADGIYAVYVFQEEKRYGGMLYIGNRPTLAGKNKTIEVNIFDFDQDIYGKKLTISFLEHIRGDMTLDSLESLTIQLEKDRAAALAILQSNS; translated from the coding sequence ATGAAAATTCATCGTGAGGGTAAGATTAACCCGCCGCCCCACCAACCTGTGGTTACCAGTGGCACTTTTGATGGAGTGCATATTGGCCATCAGAAAATTTTAAGCCGTCTCAAAGAACTCGCCAAAGAAGTGAATGGCGAAACGGTAGTACTTACCTTTTGGCCCCACCCTCGCCTGATACTGAAAGGCGATGAGAATTCGCTCAAGCTACTCAATACTTTCGATGAGAAAGCCCATTTACTAGAACAGTTGGGCATCGATCATTTGGTGCAGATACCTTTCACTGAAGAATTCTCCCAGCTTTCCCCTGATGAATACGTGCAGCGAATTTTAGTAGATCAGTTAGATACCAAGTTCCTGGTAATTGGCTACGATCACCATTTTGGTCGTAACCGTCAAGGTAATTTTGACTATCTACAGCAGAATGCCACCCGCTTTGGTTTTGAGGTAGAAGAAATTCCTCGTCAAGATATTGACGACAGTGGAGTAAGCTCCACCAAAATCAGGCAAGCACTGGAAACAGGCAATGTTGCCACCGCGCATTCGTACCTGGGACGGCACTACCAAATAAGTGGCACCGTGGTAGACGGTGATAAAATTGGCCGGGGATTAGGATTTCCTACGGCTAACATTTCCGTTGAAGAACAATATAAACTCATTCCGGCTGATGGCATATACGCTGTTTATGTCTTTCAGGAAGAGAAACGTTACGGAGGTATGCTTTACATTGGCAACCGCCCTACCCTCGCCGGAAAAAATAAAACCATTGAGGTAAATATCTTTGACTTCGATCAGGATATTTATGGTAAAAAACTGACTATCTCGTTTTTAGAACACATTCGGGGCGATATGACACTGGACAGTTTAGAGTCGCTAACTATCCAATTAGAAAAAGATCGCGCGGCAGCGTTGGCAATTCTACAGAGCAATAGCTAA
- a CDS encoding DUF6702 family protein yields the protein MLLTNLLFSLLFFHPFHISVTSIYHATEENSLQITVKIFADDLEEALNRDNSEATAYIDVLNPPNPAQLDSIVHNYLDQHLVFTINEQLVQPQFLGFEREDLTMWCYLEVASVKSLEKVEVRNTLLLNTFEDQANIVHVRANGVVKSMKLAHNQIADTIIF from the coding sequence ATGCTCCTGACCAACCTTCTATTTTCACTACTTTTTTTTCACCCCTTCCACATCAGCGTCACTAGCATTTATCACGCGACTGAAGAGAACAGTCTGCAAATTACCGTAAAAATTTTTGCCGATGACTTAGAGGAAGCACTGAACCGGGATAATAGCGAAGCAACTGCCTACATTGATGTGCTCAACCCGCCTAACCCCGCTCAGCTTGATTCTATTGTCCATAATTATCTCGATCAGCACCTGGTGTTTACTATTAATGAGCAGTTGGTACAGCCCCAGTTTTTGGGCTTTGAGCGAGAAGATTTAACCATGTGGTGCTACTTGGAGGTAGCGTCGGTTAAGTCGCTAGAAAAAGTAGAAGTGCGAAACACATTGCTGCTGAACACGTTTGAAGATCAGGCAAATATTGTTCACGTGCGAGCCAACGGAGTGGTAAAGAGCATGAAGTTGGCTCACAACCAAATCGCCGATACCATCATTTTTTAA
- a CDS encoding M48 family metalloprotease, whose translation MGRNILFFVVIGLFFTLSACDENDNLQVFSLDQEIQLGQQLDSSIMSNPQEYPVLDTARHADAYSYLENIFFGILNSEEVAYRETFPWQIRIIQNDSTLNAFAAPGGFVYVYTGLIRYLDSEDDLAGVLGHEIAHADLRHSMRNIQRQYGIGILLSLILGEGGNQLTQIVAQLAAGAAGLSFSREFEREADEASVEYLSQTPYNCAGARSFFQKLTEDGKTSGIPTFLSTHPNPTNRFEDITDKAQAIGCSTQPYNPPSYQDFQRMLPG comes from the coding sequence ATGGGTAGAAACATACTTTTTTTCGTAGTGATTGGGCTATTTTTTACTTTATCAGCCTGCGATGAAAACGATAACCTGCAAGTATTTTCCTTAGACCAAGAAATTCAGTTGGGCCAGCAACTAGATTCGTCTATCATGAGCAACCCTCAGGAATATCCGGTGCTAGACACAGCTCGCCACGCGGATGCCTACAGCTATCTGGAGAACATTTTCTTTGGTATTCTAAACTCGGAAGAGGTTGCGTATCGTGAGACCTTTCCCTGGCAAATTAGGATTATTCAGAATGATAGCACCCTGAATGCGTTCGCTGCGCCTGGTGGATTTGTCTACGTATACACCGGATTAATTAGGTACTTAGATAGCGAAGATGATTTAGCCGGAGTGCTAGGCCATGAAATTGCTCACGCTGACTTACGGCATTCTATGCGAAATATCCAACGGCAATACGGTATTGGCATTCTTCTTAGCCTGATACTAGGCGAAGGCGGCAACCAGCTTACCCAAATTGTCGCGCAGCTTGCCGCCGGAGCCGCCGGATTATCCTTTAGTCGGGAATTTGAGAGGGAAGCAGATGAAGCATCGGTAGAGTATCTTTCACAAACGCCGTACAATTGTGCCGGAGCTAGGTCATTTTTCCAGAAGCTTACTGAAGATGGTAAAACCAGCGGAATACCCACTTTCCTCAGTACCCACCCCAATCCAACCAATCGCTTTGAGGATATCACCGACAAAGCACAAGCAATTGGCTGTAGCACTCAGCCTTACAACCCTCCTTCTTACCAGGATTTTCAGCGAATGCTACCGGGTTAA
- the gldC gene encoding gliding motility protein GldC encodes MKKSEINITVSLDEANIPENISWSATDGEGNPQVENGPSQSKSMSLSFWDDQQKNTLRIDLWTKEMPVDEMKRFCIDAIGGLAQTTLNATGDSYMAQEMNDLCDRLVQHVENEMKNG; translated from the coding sequence ATGAAAAAGTCTGAAATCAATATCACCGTATCGCTGGACGAAGCCAACATTCCCGAAAACATTAGCTGGAGTGCTACTGATGGCGAGGGCAACCCCCAGGTAGAGAATGGTCCCAGCCAAAGTAAGTCCATGAGCCTTTCCTTCTGGGATGACCAGCAAAAAAACACATTACGCATTGACTTATGGACTAAAGAGATGCCCGTTGATGAAATGAAACGGTTTTGTATTGATGCCATTGGCGGTTTGGCTCAAACCACGCTCAACGCTACCGGCGACTCATACATGGCCCAAGAAATGAATGATCTCTGCGACCGGTTGGTGCAACACGTAGAAAATGAGATGAAGAATGGCTAA
- a CDS encoding nucleoside deaminase, protein MAKTQWKEYMQTAVQQAQNGKTPFGCVIVQNGAVIAQAHNTVSASHDPTAHGEVNAIRQACQQNQSQTLPETVLFTTGEPCPMCMSAILYAKIPQVVFGASIATIAQFMPQITISCQQVAAHSPQKVSITGLFMEKECSRLLQEFG, encoded by the coding sequence ATGGCTAAAACTCAGTGGAAAGAATATATGCAAACAGCTGTACAACAGGCTCAGAACGGCAAAACGCCATTTGGCTGTGTAATTGTGCAAAATGGTGCAGTGATTGCTCAAGCGCATAACACCGTATCTGCTTCGCACGATCCTACTGCTCATGGCGAGGTGAATGCAATTCGGCAGGCTTGCCAGCAAAATCAGTCTCAAACGCTACCTGAAACAGTTCTATTTACTACAGGTGAGCCTTGCCCTATGTGTATGTCGGCTATTTTATACGCCAAAATTCCTCAGGTGGTATTTGGGGCTTCTATTGCTACCATTGCTCAATTTATGCCTCAAATCACTATTTCCTGCCAACAGGTAGCAGCTCATTCTCCTCAAAAAGTAAGTATAACCGGACTATTCATGGAAAAAGAATGCTCGAGACTTTTACAAGAATTTGGCTAA
- a CDS encoding thioredoxin family protein: protein MKNLEIKRFLSITLGVITFLSLASVASFTTISEGEPAKLNKINWLTIEEVQTLSEKEPRKVIMDVYTDWCGWCKKMDKTTFSDEKVAAYVNENFYAVKLKADSNDKVTFKGQEFSKGELARALRVTGYPTVVFFDESFARFQPVSGFRPAGDFLELLERFNQAEMSQ, encoded by the coding sequence ATGAAAAATCTAGAAATAAAACGCTTCTTATCAATTACTCTCGGAGTAATTACTTTTTTAAGTTTAGCTTCTGTCGCCTCATTTACTACTATTTCTGAAGGAGAACCCGCGAAGCTTAATAAAATTAACTGGCTGACTATTGAGGAAGTGCAGACTTTATCGGAGAAAGAGCCAAGAAAAGTAATTATGGATGTGTATACCGACTGGTGCGGCTGGTGTAAGAAAATGGATAAAACCACTTTCTCCGATGAGAAAGTAGCGGCTTACGTCAACGAAAATTTTTATGCCGTAAAGCTAAAGGCTGATAGCAACGATAAAGTCACTTTTAAAGGACAAGAATTTTCTAAAGGGGAACTAGCCCGCGCTCTACGGGTTACGGGATACCCTACGGTAGTGTTCTTCGACGAATCGTTCGCTCGCTTCCAACCAGTGAGTGGCTTCCGCCCGGCCGGCGATTTTCTCGAGCTATTAGAAAGATTTAACCAAGCAGAAATGAGTCAGTAA
- the mnmE gene encoding tRNA uridine-5-carboxymethylaminomethyl(34) synthesis GTPase MnmE, whose amino-acid sequence MPTYAQDTIIALSTPSGEGAIGVIRLSGSEAITLVNQIFHGKNLLDQPSHTLHFGTIRQQEEILDEVVVSLFIAPHSFTKENVVEISCHGSSYIIQQIIELFISLGARLAKPGEFTQRAYLNGQYDLAQAEAIAELIAADSQVAHRAAMYQMRGGFSREIHQLREQLVRFASLIELELDFSEEDVEFANREELKKLVQKILAKTQHLIQSFSIGNVIKNGVPTVIAGKPNVGKSTLLNALLNEEKAIVSDIPGTTRDVIEDEITLEGIRFRFIDTAGIRETTDTIEAIGVQRTYEKMQQAALILYLFDLEQGNLNEITEEIASLEKLNIPLIKVGNKLDKAQKHLVDALRDTNDVVFISALTKHQLAQLQQQLISTLQLNQIQDQSAIVTNLRHYESLKSAYNNLQQVISGIDQGITHDFLAQDIRYSLHALGEITGDITNDELLGTIFSKFCIGK is encoded by the coding sequence ATGCCTACCTACGCACAAGATACTATTATTGCGCTTTCTACCCCCAGTGGCGAGGGAGCTATTGGTGTAATTCGTTTATCAGGATCAGAGGCAATCACGTTGGTCAACCAGATTTTTCACGGTAAAAACCTGTTGGATCAGCCTTCTCATACGCTTCACTTCGGAACAATTCGTCAGCAAGAAGAAATTCTTGATGAAGTAGTCGTTTCCCTTTTTATTGCTCCCCACTCTTTTACTAAAGAAAACGTGGTAGAAATTTCCTGTCACGGATCTTCCTATATTATTCAACAAATAATTGAGCTGTTTATCAGTTTGGGTGCCCGGTTAGCTAAGCCAGGAGAGTTCACTCAACGAGCTTACCTCAATGGGCAGTACGACTTGGCTCAGGCGGAAGCTATCGCTGAATTAATTGCGGCTGACTCTCAAGTAGCTCATCGGGCTGCTATGTACCAAATGCGGGGTGGCTTCTCACGGGAGATTCACCAACTTCGGGAGCAGTTAGTGCGTTTTGCTTCACTCATTGAGTTAGAACTGGATTTTTCCGAAGAAGATGTAGAGTTTGCTAATCGGGAAGAGCTTAAAAAATTAGTTCAGAAGATTCTTGCTAAAACTCAGCATCTTATCCAAAGCTTTTCAATAGGAAATGTCATAAAAAATGGCGTTCCCACGGTAATTGCCGGCAAGCCGAATGTAGGAAAATCTACGCTGCTGAATGCCCTACTAAATGAAGAAAAGGCCATCGTCAGTGATATTCCCGGCACCACTCGAGATGTGATAGAAGACGAAATCACCCTAGAAGGTATTCGTTTCCGCTTTATTGATACAGCTGGAATCCGAGAAACCACTGATACAATTGAGGCTATTGGGGTGCAACGCACTTACGAAAAAATGCAGCAGGCCGCCCTTATTCTTTATCTGTTTGACTTAGAGCAAGGTAACCTCAACGAGATAACCGAAGAAATAGCATCCCTAGAAAAGCTTAATATTCCCCTAATAAAGGTAGGAAACAAGCTAGATAAAGCTCAGAAGCACTTAGTTGATGCATTACGCGATACGAACGATGTAGTATTTATTTCCGCGTTAACCAAACATCAGCTAGCGCAACTCCAGCAACAGTTGATAAGTACTCTTCAGCTTAACCAAATTCAAGACCAGTCCGCAATTGTAACGAATCTTCGCCACTATGAGAGTTTAAAAAGTGCCTACAATAACCTACAGCAGGTCATTTCTGGCATTGATCAGGGAATTACGCACGATTTTTTAGCGCAGGATATTCGCTATTCGCTACATGCTTTGGGTGAAATTACCGGAGATATTACTAACGACGAATTACTGGGAACGATTTTCAGTAAATTCTGTATCGGAAAGTAA
- a CDS encoding nucleoside-diphosphate sugar epimerase/dehydratase has protein sequence MFHIPKYTQYSKTFFLVIMMLDAFCLYFAFDLSLYENFLTKGAIFTSNASFYTIWVLLWIIISLFSNHYNTKTLKRVLYILKSTSKVVLIHALFIFVYLLTTPQYFEIGYLINVYLYSVLITVSAKVLLLFSYRLLSNKQENKVNFIIIGRTSTTHELLRSLDLNQKFGHHFYGFFNGNASEEKKTKDITSEIEEFCKENAINYIYFDSSVDNKVLVQLIKYANNHYIRFSVVHSPITVPFKEVETSVFNNIPVIYGRNFSATSKNTLPGMKKLINSLKA, from the coding sequence ATGTTTCACATCCCTAAGTATACACAGTACTCTAAGACATTTTTTCTCGTCATCATGATGCTTGATGCGTTTTGTCTTTATTTTGCTTTTGATTTATCATTGTACGAAAACTTTCTTACCAAAGGGGCTATCTTTACCTCTAATGCTTCTTTCTACACTATTTGGGTGTTACTCTGGATCATTATCTCTCTTTTCTCAAATCATTACAACACTAAAACTTTAAAGAGAGTCTTGTACATACTCAAGAGTACCAGTAAAGTGGTTCTTATTCATGCACTTTTCATCTTTGTTTACCTGCTAACTACGCCGCAGTACTTCGAAATAGGATACCTTATTAATGTCTATCTTTACTCGGTACTAATTACGGTGAGTGCCAAAGTTCTTCTGCTATTTAGTTACCGCTTATTGAGTAACAAGCAAGAGAACAAAGTTAACTTTATCATTATCGGGCGCACCTCTACAACTCATGAGTTACTGCGCTCCCTTGATTTAAATCAAAAATTTGGTCATCACTTCTACGGGTTCTTTAATGGAAATGCTTCGGAGGAGAAGAAAACCAAAGATATTACTTCGGAAATTGAGGAGTTTTGCAAAGAGAATGCTATTAACTATATCTACTTTGATTCATCAGTTGATAACAAAGTATTAGTACAGCTCATCAAATACGCCAACAACCATTACATCCGGTTCTCGGTAGTACATAGTCCTATTACTGTTCCATTTAAGGAAGTTGAAACTTCAGTATTTAATAACATTCCGGTTATTTATGGTCGTAATTTCTCGGCCACTTCAAAAAATACCTTACCCGGTATGAAGAAGCTAATTAACTCACTCAAAGCCTAG
- a CDS encoding ABC transporter permease: protein MIRHTFIVILRTLRKNKVFSLINIIGLAVGLAAGLLILQYVYFERSFDQFHTEKNQLFRVGYTDEARDAKSSVLPHTVAPQLESEVSQVKKSTRLWEQNGTLVIQGSIEQASFKQTFVYTDANFFSMFDFPMLFGERTEVLAGLKSVVITESVAQKFFGEVDQDILGNTVTLYHMFGPQQYQVTGIAEDFPANSHIDQEIFFSFDVIDNGPEYLRYWSAFTTYALLHQEASPQQVSSVVNTIMKNANPEDSGELTLEPIAQTYLHSEYGNSLGSTGNAQIIYIFSIIAVFLVVIAWINYLNLVTAQATERAKEVGIRKVVGSQRVQLISQFLLEALLFNVVSALLALTIFQLSLPAISDLLGKEIQTVHLFGEPLFWLAFILAIIVGSVVSGLYPAWVLSSYQPIAVLKGSFSNSRQGISLRKTLMVLQFVASVALVGGTYVVFQQLNFMRNRSLGLNIEETLIISSPAIVDDNSSGKMASLKTEISRFPFVKSVVFSGNVPGKSYNYNVQAALPGEDFNEAHSYSILEIDDQYITEYQIPLVAGRNYNDTLSQESERLLINETAVQLLGFGTSEDAIGKLIKVGNSEELREIIGVVTNYHHKSLKNAYEPIIFNYRPENGILSVKIDTDYASTPVAAVISSLKEEYLTLFPGNPFEYYFLDEQFDSLYQEDQRIGQVFAIFSGLAIFIAGLGLFGLTSFSVAQKTKEIGIRKVLGASVASLLRLLSRDFAQLMLLALAIGIPIVFWIMREWLDNYAFSIDYSITLFLVPSGLVFLIGMLIVSTQTVKAAQANPIESLRYE from the coding sequence ATGATACGACATACATTCATCGTAATTTTACGCACGCTACGCAAGAATAAGGTATTTAGCTTAATTAACATTATTGGTTTAGCTGTTGGTCTTGCGGCGGGTTTGCTCATCCTTCAATATGTATATTTTGAGCGCAGCTTTGATCAGTTTCATACTGAGAAGAATCAGTTGTTTCGGGTAGGGTACACTGATGAGGCTCGTGATGCTAAGTCTTCAGTATTGCCCCATACGGTAGCTCCTCAGCTAGAGAGCGAAGTTTCTCAAGTAAAAAAGTCCACTCGTCTCTGGGAGCAAAACGGTACATTGGTTATTCAGGGAAGCATCGAACAGGCTTCTTTCAAGCAAACATTCGTCTACACCGATGCCAACTTTTTCTCCATGTTTGACTTTCCAATGCTGTTTGGTGAGCGAACTGAGGTGCTGGCTGGTCTGAAATCAGTGGTGATTACCGAATCAGTTGCCCAAAAGTTCTTCGGTGAGGTAGATCAGGATATTTTAGGAAACACAGTTACACTATACCATATGTTCGGACCTCAGCAGTACCAAGTGACCGGAATTGCTGAAGATTTTCCAGCCAACTCACATATCGATCAGGAAATATTTTTCTCATTCGATGTCATAGATAATGGACCGGAATATCTACGTTATTGGAGCGCGTTTACTACTTACGCTCTTCTGCATCAAGAAGCATCGCCTCAGCAGGTTTCATCGGTCGTGAACACAATTATGAAAAATGCTAACCCCGAAGATTCGGGAGAATTAACATTAGAGCCTATAGCTCAAACGTATCTTCATTCAGAATATGGCAATAGTTTAGGCAGTACCGGTAATGCTCAAATTATTTACATCTTCAGCATCATCGCCGTATTCCTGGTAGTAATTGCCTGGATCAATTACTTAAACTTGGTAACAGCTCAGGCTACCGAACGGGCGAAAGAAGTAGGAATCCGTAAAGTAGTGGGAAGTCAGCGAGTGCAACTAATTAGTCAGTTTTTGCTCGAGGCACTGCTCTTTAACGTAGTTAGTGCATTACTAGCCCTCACTATTTTTCAATTAAGCCTTCCCGCGATTAGTGATCTTTTGGGTAAAGAAATACAGACAGTGCATCTCTTTGGCGAACCATTATTCTGGCTAGCTTTCATTTTGGCAATTATAGTAGGAAGTGTGGTATCCGGTTTATACCCAGCTTGGGTGCTGTCTTCTTATCAACCTATTGCCGTGCTTAAAGGTAGCTTTTCAAACTCTCGCCAGGGCATCTCATTACGGAAAACGCTTATGGTGCTTCAGTTTGTTGCATCGGTGGCACTGGTAGGGGGTACCTACGTTGTTTTCCAGCAACTGAACTTTATGCGAAATCGTAGCCTCGGGCTGAACATTGAGGAGACGCTAATTATAAGTAGTCCGGCGATAGTAGATGATAATTCTTCGGGAAAAATGGCTTCGTTGAAGACCGAAATTAGTCGTTTCCCTTTCGTAAAGAGCGTTGTATTTTCAGGCAATGTACCCGGTAAGAGCTATAACTATAATGTACAGGCAGCACTACCAGGAGAAGATTTTAACGAAGCTCATAGCTATTCCATTCTGGAAATAGACGATCAGTACATCACCGAATATCAAATTCCTCTGGTGGCGGGGCGAAATTATAACGATACCCTAAGCCAAGAGTCAGAGAGGTTACTTATTAATGAAACGGCTGTTCAGCTTTTAGGCTTTGGTACTTCGGAAGATGCTATTGGCAAGTTAATTAAGGTTGGAAACTCTGAGGAACTGCGAGAGATCATTGGGGTCGTTACTAATTATCACCACAAATCGCTGAAAAATGCTTACGAACCAATCATCTTTAATTACAGACCAGAAAATGGGATACTTTCGGTAAAAATAGATACCGACTATGCTTCTACTCCTGTTGCTGCTGTTATTAGCAGTCTAAAAGAAGAATATCTCACATTGTTTCCTGGCAATCCTTTCGAGTACTATTTTCTGGATGAGCAGTTTGATTCTCTTTATCAGGAAGACCAAAGAATAGGTCAGGTTTTCGCCATCTTTTCCGGTTTAGCCATCTTTATTGCCGGACTAGGGTTGTTTGGCCTAACTTCTTTTTCAGTAGCTCAAAAGACCAAAGAAATTGGTATACGAAAGGTACTAGGAGCTTCTGTAGCTAGTCTGTTACGACTACTTTCTCGCGATTTTGCTCAGTTAATGCTGTTGGCACTAGCCATTGGTATTCCGATTGTATTCTGGATAATGCGAGAGTGGTTGGATAACTATGCCTTTAGCATCGACTATTCTATCACCTTGTTTTTGGTACCGAGTGGGCTGGTTTTTTTAATTGGAATGTTGATTGTAAGCACTCAGACGGTAAAGGCTGCCCAGGCTAATCCTATAGAGTCATTAAGGTACGAATAA